Within Bradymonas sediminis, the genomic segment CGCCATGCACCATCTCAAGCGCCCGAAACATCAGCTCTTCTTTGAGCCGCGCGGGGCTGCTGCCCTCGACCGGATGCGCGAGCAAATTAACCCAGGGGATGGACGCACGAAAATGCCCCTTCTGGGGCTGAGCGACGTAAATTGAGAGCGTGAGTTTCACGAGGTGATATATGCCGTGCTGAAAGAAATTGGGTAACTATGGTGCGATTCGGCCGAGATATAGCGCGCCAGCCCGCCAGATACAAAGACGCTCTTAGCAATCCGCGCTCGCCAACGCTATCCTATCGGCGTTCTATCGTTATATATGTCGCCACCGGCAAAGAACATCGCCTTTACAAACGCGCGACGCGAAGGCATTGGAACACATCCGAATTTCGGTGCAAAATAGCCGAACTTAAATGCGGGGCGAAGCCGAAATTCGCCCCAAAATTTCAATTATAGATGGTATTTTATGAAGGCGCTCAGCACACAACTCTCGTTTTTTTTGGGAAATAAGGAGATTAAACGCAATCTCCCTCTACTCTTCAAAATCATCGGCGTCCTCATAGCGATGTTGGTCGTCTTCACCGTGATCTTCCATATGATCATGGTCTACGAGGGGCAGAAGCACTCCTGGATCACCGGGCTGTATTGGACGCTGACGGTCATGAGCACCCTGGGGTTCGGCGATATCACCTTCCACAGCGACCTGGGCCGGCTCTTCAGCATCCTGGTGCTGATCACCGGCATCATCATGGTGCTGATCGTGCTGCCCTTCGCGTTTATCCGCTTCTTTTATGCGCCCTTTTTGGAGGAGCAAATCCGCTCGCGCGCCCCGCGAAGCCTGGCGCCCGAGACCGAATCGCATGTCATTATTTGCTCCTATGACGCCATCACCCCGGGGCTCATCAGCCGCCTGGAGCGCGACAATATCGAATATGTCCTCATCGAAGAGGACCCGACCGCCGCGGCCAATTGGATCTCCGACGGCATCAAAACGGTCGTGGGCGAGGTCGACAATAAGGAGACCTATAGCCGAATCCGCGCGTCTCAGGCGCGCATGATCGTCGCCAATCGCGACGATATGATGAACACGAATATCACGCTGACGGTGCGCGAGGTCGCGCCGAACGTGCCGATCGCGGCGTTCTCCAGCGACCATAACGCCCGCGATATTCTCGAGCTCAGCGGCGCCACCCACACCCTGCCGCTGAAGCAATGGCTCGGCGAGCAATTGGCCAACCGCATCAACGTGCTGAACTCGAAGCTTCATTTTATCGGCGAGTACGAGACCCTTAAAATCGCCGAGCTCTCGGTGCAGGACACCCCGCTTTGCGGCAAGACCATCCGCGAGACCAAATTACGCGAGGAGACCGGCCTGACCATCGTCGGCGTCTGGGACCGCGGGCCGCTGCGCACCGCGCGCCCCAATATGCTGCTGACCGACTCGAGCGTCCCGGTGGTCATGGGAACGGAGTCGCAATTTGACAAATTGCAGGCGTTGATCGAAGGTGGCGACGCAAATGACACCCCTGTGCTCCTCATCGGAGGTGGTACGGTTGGGGCAGCCGCGGCCCGCGCGCTCGCTGCCCAGAATGTCGACGTCCACCTGGTCGAGCGTGAC encodes:
- a CDS encoding potassium channel family protein: MKALSTQLSFFLGNKEIKRNLPLLFKIIGVLIAMLVVFTVIFHMIMVYEGQKHSWITGLYWTLTVMSTLGFGDITFHSDLGRLFSILVLITGIIMVLIVLPFAFIRFFYAPFLEEQIRSRAPRSLAPETESHVIICSYDAITPGLISRLERDNIEYVLIEEDPTAAANWISDGIKTVVGEVDNKETYSRIRASQARMIVANRDDMMNTNITLTVREVAPNVPIAAFSSDHNARDILELSGATHTLPLKQWLGEQLANRINVLNSKLHFIGEYETLKIAELSVQDTPLCGKTIRETKLREETGLTIVGVWDRGPLRTARPNMLLTDSSVPVVMGTESQFDKLQALIEGGDANDTPVLLIGGGTVGAAAARALAAQNVDVHLVERDRKRCNNLAGDCVTVFPGDAADYELLSEAGITEAHAVLLTTNDDAINVYLAAYCRRLNPKTRIVSRITHERNIEALYRAGADFVLSYTTLAIDAISAILKDRKLVVLGEGVDLFARKLPLSLEGKTLAASGIGALTGLNVIALKKDDELITNFLPTLELEHDMELLLVGSDEEVHKFSEIFG